In the Erinaceus europaeus unplaced genomic scaffold, mEriEur2.1 scaffold_1145, whole genome shotgun sequence genome, GGTCCCAAGTTGACGTGCTGCTCCAGGTGCCAGCAGCCCAGACTTGGGGACGGGGGCTGTAGGGCATGTCTGGGGAAGGAGGCCTTGCACACTCCCATGGCCCAGGTGCCCTTGCCCGAGATTTTCACTACCCAGAAATGCCGGCCGGACTCAAAGGTCTGGGAGCCCAGGATGGCCATGTGGGAAGTAAAGCCTGTGGCCTTGGCCTCACAGTCAGTGTCCTCTGTGTCCCGTGGGAACAAGACCATCTTGCTGCAGCCACCCACTAACAGACTGCAGTGAGCCGTCTCGGGGTCCAGGCTCACgggggtctggaacctggtgatcaTGGAGTAGGTGCCCACGTAGTGGTGGGGGAGACTAGGGCCGGCCTCCTGGGACTGGAAGGAGCTGGCTTCGGGGGCCCTTGAAGTCTTCACATCTTTTCAGCAGCTGGCGAACTTCTGGGCCTCTGAGGCAGGAGCTGGGTGTCTGTCTGCAGGCTGGTCCTGGGAAAGCTCCCTCTGCAGAGCCTGGAGGGAGGAGCTGTGCACCAACAGCTGGTCTCTGCTCTCCTGGGTTTGGTGAAAGAGCCTCCATGGCCCTGAAGATCTGGGCTTCTGTGACCTCCAGATGATTCTCCAGGATGCACTGATTCTCCTGCAAGTCACAGTCcatctctgccttcagagcctgCACCTGTAGGATCAggacctctgtctctctgccctgcAGCTCTAACCCCTGCTGAGCATCAGCAAGCTGCCTCTTGAGGG is a window encoding:
- the LOC103127883 gene encoding tripartite motif-containing protein 75-like, whose protein sequence is MCLDILRDPMTLACGHNCCASCLQQLWEGLLDVFPCPVCQHHCAPGRQRVNIQLRHPQQVLSLFREQNVELVCAQCGLSCEHSSHDLTPVPKAAAQHRQRLKAYLQPLKRQLADAQQGLELQGRETEVLILQVQALKAEMDCDLQENQCILENHLEVTEAQIFRAMEALSPNPGEQRPAVDVKTSRAPEASSFQSQEAGPSLPHHYVGTYSMITRFQTPVSLDPETAHCSLLVGGCSKMVLFPRDTEDTDCEAKATGFTSHMAILGSQTFESGRHFWVVKISGKGTWAMGVCKASFPRHALQPPSPSLGCWHLEQHVNLGPDSAHCFADHDWDSDSLRIGVFLDYELCELSLYHMQHRALIATVHDTFSDSLLPYFSARPESPTLSMKIITQKA